Proteins from a genomic interval of Arvicola amphibius chromosome 14, mArvAmp1.2, whole genome shotgun sequence:
- the Kcna3 gene encoding potassium voltage-gated channel subfamily A member 3 → MTVVPGDHLLEPEAAGGGGGDPPQGGCGGGGGGCDRYEPLPPALPAAGEQDCCGERVVINISGLRFETQLKTLCQFPETLLGDPKRRMRYFDPLRNEYFFDRNRPSFDAILYYYQSGGRIRRPVNVPIDIFSEEIRFYQLGEEAMEKFREDEGFLREEERPLPRRDFQRQVWLLFEYPESSGPARGIAIVSVLVILISIVIFCLETLPEFRDEKDYPASPSQDVFEATTNSTSGTASGASSFSDPFFVVETLCIIWFSFELLVRFFACPSKATFSRNIMNLIDIVAIIPYFITLGTELAERQGNGQQAMSLAILRVIRLVRVFRIFKLSRHSKGLQILGQTLKASMRELGLLIFFLFIGVILFSSAVYFAEADDPSSGFNSIPDAFWWAVVTMTTVGYGDMHPVTIGGKIVGSLCAIAGVLTIALPVPVIVSNFNYFYHRETEGEEQAQYMHVGSCQHLSSSAEELRKARSNSTLSKSEYMVIEEGGMNHSAFPQTPFKTGNSTATCTTNNNPNSCVNIKKIFTDV, encoded by the coding sequence ATGACCGTGGTGCCCGGGGACCACCTGCTGGAGCCAGAGGCGGCGGGCGGCGGCGGTGGGGACCCGCCTCAGGGAGGctgtggcggcggcggcggtggctgCGACCGCTACGAGCCGCTGCCGCCCGCGCTGCCCGCCGCGGGCGAGCAGGACTGCTGCGGGGAGCGCGTGGTCATCAACATCTCGGGGCTGCGCTTCGAGACGCAGCTCAAGACCCTCTGCCAGTTCCCCGAGACGCTGCTGGGCGACCCCAAGCGGCGCATGCGGTACTTCGACCCGCTCCGCAATGAATACTTCTTCGACCGCAACCGACCCAGCTTCGACGCCATCCTCTACTACTACCAGTCGGGGGGCCGCATCCGCCGACCGGTCAATGTGCCCATTGACATCTTCTCCGAGGAGATCCGCTTCTACCAGCTGGGCgaggaggccatggagaagttCCGTGAGGACGAGGGCTTCCTGCGGGAGGAGGAGCGGCCCCTGCCCCGCAGAGACTTCCAGCGTCAGGTGTGGCTGCTCTTCGAATACCCTGAGAGCTCGGGGCCGGCCCGGGGCATTGCCATCGTGTCGGTGTTGGTCATCCTCATCTCCATTGTCATCTTTTGCTTAGAGACCCTGCCCGAGTTCCGCGATGAGAAAGACTACCCCGCCTCCCCGTCGCAGGATGTGTTCGAGGCCACCACCAACAGCACATCGGGGACCGCCTCTGGAGCCTCCAGCTTTTCGGACCCCTTCTTCGTGGTGGAAACCCTGTGCATCATCTGGTTCTCCTTTGAGCTGCTGGTGCGGTTCTTCGCTTGCCCCAGTAAAGCCACCTTCTCCAGAAATATCATGAACCTGATAGACATTGTGGCCATCATCCCTTATTTCATCACTCTGGGCACTGAACTGGCTGAGCGACAGGGTAATGGGCAGCAAGCCATGTCTCTGGCCATCCTAAGGGTCATCCGCCTAGTAAGGGTCTTCCGCATCTTCAAGCTCTCCCGCCACTCTAAGGGGCTGCAGATCCTGGGGCAGACACTGAAGGCATCCATGCGAGAGCTGGGgctgctcatcttcttcctctttataGGGGTCATCCTCTTCTCCAGTGCTGTCTACTTTGCTGAGGCAGACGACCCTTCTTCGGGTTTTAACAGTATCCCGGATGCCTTCTGGTGGGCAGTGGTAACCATGACAACTGTCGGTTATGGTGATATGCACCCAGTGACCATAGGAGGCAAGATTGTGGGCTCACTTTGTGCCATCGCAGGTGTCTTGACCATTGCATTGCCAGTTCCTGTGATTGTCTCCAACTTCAATTACTTCTACCACCGGGAGACAGAAGGGGAAGAGCAAGCCCAGTACATGCATGTGGGAAGTTGCCAGCACCTCTCCTCTTCAGCCGAGGAGCTCCGAAAAGCCCGGAGTAACTCCACCCTGAGTAAGTCGGAGTATATGGTGATCGAAGAGGGGGGCATGAACCACAGCGCTTTCCCCCAGACCCCTTTCAAAACGGGCAACTCCACCGCCACTTGCACCACGAACAATAATCCCAACTCATGTGTCAACATTAAAAAGATATTCACTGATGTCTAA